A DNA window from Synchiropus splendidus isolate RoL2022-P1 chromosome 2, RoL_Sspl_1.0, whole genome shotgun sequence contains the following coding sequences:
- the LOC128754510 gene encoding DNA-directed RNA polymerase I subunit RPA49-like — MSTSMAASCSLMCCKEETETEKAAIVRFSNGNVKNAEKLAFSFYKDTDETNPRKKRRRILVAETDRLAYAGQNFGTAELKCNNLCKYYVGVLNKKTMTMELHNAQIFNMCPVIPGETTQTEKNKDETRSYRDKVDSLIEAFGTTKQKRALSSRRLNRVGNETLQHAVTKAANTVISERGLEVLRQEVADSESQADHLLHLPPCNADAEKPEDVYDFDELLSPAEFEALEQAGSKLLSLTPEELQKMKDERNCLSVVAHLENLPTATKAQERISRCSFYLSLLLKLSRQKSISRKFGQEEGCPRIIQNKILRNFTVESFKNGRVQNMVSSTMQSKLATFCLALLLHMGHMTADLTLLHCDLGISETKLVEMAKSMGLTLNKMSHKTGEERLAEHRTASLVLPLLKYDHFKEGRKRKKMS, encoded by the exons ATGTCAACAAGCATGGCTGCCTCCTGCTCGCTCATGTGCTGTAAGGAAGAAACTGAGACCGAAAAAGCAGCTATAG TTCGCTTTTCAAATGGCAACGTCAAAAATGCAGAGAAACTGGCGTTTTCCTTTTACAAGGACACGGATGAGACCAACCCCAGAAAAAAGCGCAGGAGAATCCTG GTTGCTGAAACAGACAGATTAGCATATGCTGGACAGAATTTTGGAACAGCAGAACTGAAGTGCAACAATCTCTGCAA gtaCTATGTTGGAGTGTTGAACAAAAAGACCATGACGATGGAGCTGCACAATGCCCAGATATTCAACATGTGCCCAGTCATACCAG GAGAGACGACCCAGACAGAGAAGAACAAGGACGAGACAAGGTCTTACAGAGACAAG GTGGACTCTCTTATTGAGGCATTTGGCACCACCAAGCAGAAGAGAGCGCTGAGCTCGCGGAGGCTGAACAGGGTAGGCAATGAAACTCTACAGCATGCAGTGACCAAGGCTGCGAACACGGTGATCAGCGAGAGGGGCTTGGAAG TTTTGAGGCAGGAAGTGGCTGACTCCGAGTCTCAGGCTGACCACCTGCTCCACCTGCCTCCCTGCAATGCTGACGCAGAGAAACCCGAGGATGTCTACGATTTCGACGAGC TTCTGAGTCCCGCTGAGTTTGAAGCTCTTGAACAAGCTGGATCAAAGCTGCTGTCACTCACCCCTGAAGAGCTGCAGAAGATGAAGGATGAACGAAA TTGCCTCAGTGTTGTGGCCCACTTGGAGAACCTCCCCACAGCCACTAAAGCCCAGGAGAGAATATCCCGCTGTTCCTTTTACCTGTCTCTGCTGCTCAAACTGTCGCGACAGAAAAGCATTAGCCGCAAAT TCGGTCAGGAGGAGGGCTGCCCTCGCATCATCCAGAACAAAATTCTAAGGAATTTCACCGTGGAATCCTTTAAGAATGGAAG AGTCCAGAACATGGTGTCTTCCACAATGCAGTCCAAGTTGGCAACGTTCTGTCTGGCTCTCTTGCTGCAcatgggtcacatgactgcagatCTCACCTTACTGCACTGTGACTTGGGAATCAGCGAGACCAA GCTAGTTGAAATGGCGAAATCAATGGGCCTGACTCTCAACAAAATGTCTCACAAAACAGGAGAGGAAAGGCTGGCAGAACACAGGACGGCCTCACTAGTTTTACCTCTGCTTAAATACGACCATTTCAAGGAGGGACGAAAACGCAAAAAGATGTCCTAG